The following nucleotide sequence is from Halobacillus mangrovi.
GATGTTGATCCTTATCTTTGCTGTAGAGCTTCAATGGCTGCCTGTCGGAGGACTCAGCGCTCCTTTTTGGACCATTGAAGGGATGAAACAGTTAATACTCCCTTCGATCACCCTCGGTACGGCATCGGCTGCGATGATTGCAAGAATGAGTCGGTCCGCAATGCTGGAAGTCATACGCGCTGATTACATCAGAACGGCAAGGGCTAAAGGAGTGAAGAGGAATGCCGTGGTTTGGATTCATGCTTTAAGAAACGCAATGATTCCTGTCATTACTGTAATTGGATTAAACTTTGGTTTTCTTCTGGGAGGCACAATCATCACTGAGCAAGTTTTTGCGATTAACGGAGTGGGGCGACTGATGATTGATGCGATTGCAGCAAGAGATTTTCCGATTGTACAAGGTACCGTGTTACTAGTGGCCACCCTGTTTGTTGTTGTTAATTTATTGGTTGATATTATTTACGCCTTTGTTGATCCGAGAATTAGTTATGACTAAATAGAAAGGAGGGAATCAATTGGCAGGTTCAAGTACTTTAGCTCATCAACAAGTCAATGCTGACAAGAATAAAAGGAAAAAAGAAAAGATGCTCGTCAAAACGACGAAGCGTCTACTAAAAAATAAACTAGCGGTGTTTGGTTTAGCCATTATTTTCGTACAAATTATCCTCGCTGTATTCGCACCATGGTTTGCGACTTACGATCCGATAAAGCAAGACTTAATAAACGCTGAACTTGGCATAGG
It contains:
- the nikB gene encoding nickel ABC transporter permease gives rise to the protein MIGLIAKRFLQLILLLFGISFLVFMSMHLAPGDPATIIGGPTATESDLAAIRAELGLNDPVLLQYFDYIRGVVQGDLGYSFQNNQSVSEAIATRFPQTLNLAIASMVVAVLIGVPAGIISAIKQNSWFDVSSTTIALAGISIPNFWLGAMLILIFAVELQWLPVGGLSAPFWTIEGMKQLILPSITLGTASAAMIARMSRSAMLEVIRADYIRTARAKGVKRNAVVWIHALRNAMIPVITVIGLNFGFLLGGTIITEQVFAINGVGRLMIDAIAARDFPIVQGTVLLVATLFVVVNLLVDIIYAFVDPRISYD